In Planctomycetota bacterium, a single window of DNA contains:
- the lysA gene encoding diaminopimelate decarboxylase, protein MDHFQHKNGELYCEDVPASTLAEVYGTPLYVYSRATLLRHYQQVAEAFAPVDPTVCYSIKSNGNLSLCRLLVEAGCGMDVTSGGELFRALRAGVDPKRVIFAGVGKTDAEIQQALTAGGEGIAAFNVESEAEIENLARVAQAADTVATAALRVNPDVDPDTHAYTTTGKKETKFGVDLDRAEAVFDKYRDLPGIRLAGLHMHLGSPIYSVEPYVLATQKINATIDRLREQGHAVEWFDIGGGFGVNYEHPDQALPVSDFADALVPLLKDRGYKVAIEPGRYIAGNAGVLLGRVLYRKTSGSKSFVISDVGMNDLLRPSLYGAYHFIWPTAGDGPASRDKDVAIPDGETVDVVGPVCETGDFVARGRLLPKTERGDLIAIYTAGAYAFSMASNYNNRPRPAEVLVDGDRHTLVRRRETYEDLVALETGVG, encoded by the coding sequence ATGGATCATTTCCAGCACAAGAATGGCGAGCTGTATTGCGAAGACGTACCAGCCTCGACGTTGGCCGAGGTCTACGGGACGCCGCTGTACGTCTATTCGCGGGCGACGTTGCTTCGGCATTACCAACAGGTGGCCGAGGCGTTTGCGCCGGTCGATCCGACGGTCTGCTACTCCATCAAGAGCAACGGCAACTTGTCCCTATGCCGACTCCTCGTCGAGGCCGGCTGTGGGATGGACGTCACCAGCGGCGGCGAGCTGTTCCGGGCGCTTCGTGCCGGCGTTGACCCGAAAAGGGTCATCTTCGCCGGCGTCGGAAAGACCGACGCGGAGATCCAGCAGGCACTCACCGCTGGCGGTGAGGGCATCGCTGCGTTCAACGTCGAGAGCGAAGCCGAGATCGAAAACCTCGCTCGCGTTGCCCAAGCTGCCGACACCGTCGCGACGGCCGCGCTTCGCGTGAACCCGGATGTCGATCCTGACACCCACGCCTACACGACCACCGGCAAGAAGGAGACGAAGTTCGGCGTGGACCTCGACCGGGCCGAGGCCGTCTTCGACAAGTACCGCGACCTTCCCGGCATCCGACTGGCCGGGCTGCACATGCACCTTGGCTCGCCGATCTACAGCGTCGAGCCGTACGTCCTGGCGACGCAGAAAATCAACGCGACCATCGACCGGCTTCGTGAGCAAGGCCATGCCGTCGAATGGTTCGACATCGGCGGTGGGTTTGGCGTGAATTACGAACACCCTGACCAGGCCCTGCCCGTCAGCGACTTCGCCGACGCGCTCGTCCCGCTCCTGAAGGATCGCGGCTACAAGGTCGCCATCGAGCCCGGCCGGTACATCGCCGGCAATGCGGGCGTCCTCTTGGGCCGGGTCCTGTACCGCAAGACCAGCGGCAGCAAGTCGTTCGTCATCTCCGACGTCGGCATGAACGACCTGCTTCGACCGAGCCTGTACGGCGCGTACCACTTCATCTGGCCAACCGCCGGCGACGGTCCAGCCAGCCGAGACAAGGATGTGGCCATTCCCGACGGCGAGACGGTCGACGTCGTCGGCCCGGTCTGCGAAACCGGTGACTTCGTCGCCCGAGGTCGACTGCTGCCGAAAACCGAGCGTGGCGATCTCATCGCGATCTACACGGCCGGGGCCTACGCCTTCAGCATGGCCAGCAACTACAACAACCGCCCGCGCCCTGCCGAAGTCCTGGTCGACGGCGATCGCCACACGCTGGTTCGCCGGCGCGAGACGTATGAAGACTTGGTCGCGTTGGAGACAGGCGTCGGCTGA
- a CDS encoding ATP-dependent Clp protease adaptor ClpS — translation MPSATQTPITQKATTTKPSKPKRRPLVPWHVILLDDDDHTYAYVIHMLATVCGHAADRAFRLAKEVDESGRVIVFTGHRELAELKREQILAFGSDIRIASSKGSMTAVLEKAR, via the coding sequence ATGCCCAGTGCCACCCAGACGCCAATCACCCAGAAGGCAACAACCACCAAGCCTTCTAAGCCCAAGCGCCGCCCGCTCGTGCCGTGGCACGTCATCCTTCTCGATGACGATGATCACACCTACGCGTATGTGATCCACATGCTCGCCACCGTCTGCGGCCACGCTGCCGACCGAGCGTTCCGCCTGGCCAAGGAAGTCGACGAGTCCGGCCGCGTCATCGTCTTCACCGGCCACCGCGAGCTGGCCGAACTCAAACGCGAACAGATCCTCGCCTTCGGCAGCGACATCCGCATCGCCAGCAGCAAGGGCTCCATGACCGCCGTCCTTGAAAAGGCTCGCTGA